Proteins co-encoded in one Siniperca chuatsi isolate FFG_IHB_CAS linkage group LG11, ASM2008510v1, whole genome shotgun sequence genomic window:
- the LOC122884154 gene encoding zinc finger protein 37-like isoform X1, with protein MSGTQLLRLLVNERLAAAAEEIFGLVEKTIAEYQDEAARSKREVNQLKKQLEQLTVLNPKVILFRADTQSVSEEVLPSQQPDQLPIVEENETRDSHQVKEEKVDLCIIPHLEDDSSEDVKVRLTQSETTSQTDCQLFPTFSAITVTLNEDDEWHGSDGSPSCGPRLGDTAFTKQEQAQKDEKACRFCGKQFHRDSDLIRHVDEIHMGEKAFKCSECDKKFARRDHLAVHLRIHTGERPHTCSFCRKSFAQNSNLNVHLRTHTGEKPYFCKSCGKMVAHSYHLKTCGTTAPKEKKSFCCLVCGKKFHTASNLRVHKKIHEARKPYTIV; from the exons ATGTCGGGGACGCAGCTGCTCAGACTGCTGGTCAACGAGCGACTGGCAGCGGCTGCCGAGGAAATCTTTGGACTTGTTGAAAAGACGATAGCAGAGTATCAGGATGAAGCTGCCCGCTCCAAGAGAGAAGTCAACCAGCTGAAAAAGCAGCTCGAGCAGCTGACCGTTTTAAACCCTAAAGTGATATTATTCAGAGCAG ACACCCAGTCGGTCTCTGAGGAGGTTTTGCCTTCACAGCAGCCTGACCAGCTTCCTATTGTGGAGGAAAATGAGACCCGTGACTCCCATCAGGTGAAAGAAGAGAAGGTGGATCTCTGTATTATTCCACACCTGGAGGATGATTCTTCTGAGGATGTCAAAGTCAGACTCACTCAATCAGAAACAACTAGTCAGACAGACTGCCAGCTGTTCCCAACTTTCAGCGCTATAACTGTGACATTGAATGAAGATGATGAATGGCATGGGAGCGATGGCTCACCCTCTTGTGGTCCGAGGCTCGGTGACACTGCTTTTACGAAGCAGGAACAAGCCCAGAAGGATGAAAAGGCTTGCCGTTTCTGTGGCAAGCAGTTTCACAGGGACTCTGATCTGATCAGGCACGTGGATGAGATTCACATGGGAGAAAAGGCCTTTAAATGCTCCGAATGTGACAAGAAGTTTGCCCGTCGGGACCATCTGGCTGTGCATTTAAGAATTCACACAGGTGAAAGGCCACACACATGTTCTTTTTGTAGGAAATCATTTGCTCAAAATTCAAATCTCAATGTACACTTGAGGACGCACACAGGGGAAAAGCCATATTTTTGCAAATCGTGTGGGAAAATGGTCGCCCATAGCTACCATCTCAAAACCTGTGGTACGACGGCGCCCAAAGAGAAGAAGTCATTTTGCTGTTTGGTTTGTGGTAAAAAATTTCACACAGCTTCAAACCTGCGTGTCCATAAGAAGATCCATGAAGCCAGGAAACCCTACACTATTGTGTAA